A single window of Debaryomyces hansenii CBS767 chromosome F complete sequence DNA harbors:
- a CDS encoding DEHA2F02508p (similar to uniprot|Q01976 Saccharomyces cerevisiae YBR111c YSA1) — protein sequence MPKNTKGSPYDAKLVSVEPLEQGKWIQTRKLNYKDPRGNDRVWEMAIRTTRSETTDIDGVAIVALLNHPNKKKEIVLTKQFRPPVGAVVIELPAGLVDPKESVESTAVRELIEETGYHSTFNHSTDSMADLVSDPGLTNANMAIAYVDVDLTKPENVTPKPQLEEGEFIDSFSVPLEDLVKELHRLVKEEGCVVDARLYHLAVGIELAKSL from the coding sequence ATGccaaaaaatacaaaagGTTCACCATACGATGCTAAATTAGTTTCTGTAGAGCCGCTAGAACAAGGAAAATGGATTCAGACCCGTAAATTGAACTACAAAGATCCAAGGGGTAACGACAGAGTATGGGAAATGGCCATTAGGACAACCCGTTCGGAAACTACTGATATTGATGGTGTCGCTATAGTGGCTTTGCTCAATCATccaaataagaagaaggagaTCGTATTGACGAAGCAATTTAGACCTCCGGTTGGGGCAGTCGTTATTGAGTTGCCAGCAGGATTAGTCGACCCAAAGGAAAGTGTTGAATCTACTGCTGTTCGTGAATTGATAGAGGAAACTGGTTATCATAGTACTTTTAATCATCTGACAGATTCCATGGCTGATTTGGTAAGTGATCCAGGTTTAACTAATGCAAACATGGCAATTGCCTACGTTGACGTAGACTTGACAAAACCTGAGAACGTCACTCCAAAACCTCAATTAGAAGAAGGTGAATTcattgattcattttccGTTCCACTTGAGGACTTGGTTAAAGAATTACATCGTTTAgtcaaagaagaaggatgTGTAGTGGATGCAAGATTGTACCATTTGGCTGTGGGTATTGAGCTTGCGAAATCACTTTAA
- a CDS encoding DEHA2F02530p (similar to uniprot|Q6WNK7 Saccharomyces cerevisiae YBR111W-A SUS1 Protein involved in mRNA export coupled transcription activation): MTQQQDELDQIKSQIQEHLISSGNYDIINKQLKLQLYESGWFDKVTQLANRELQENSAHDTAVSFDQLFSFVKPKAEEMVPSNIKEDVLERLKDYLDDVIQ; the protein is encoded by the coding sequence ATGACACAACAACAAGATGAACTAgatcaaataaaatcacAAATCCAAGAGCATCTCATATCGTCCGGAAACTACgacataataaataaacagTTGAAATTGCAACTCTATGAATCTGGATGGTTTGACAAGGTCACACAATTGGCTAACCGTGAATTACAAGAAAACCTGGCTCACGACACGGCCGTCAGTTTCGATCAGTTATTCTCATTCGTAAAGCCTAAAGCAGAAGAGATGGTaccttcaaatataaaggAAGATGTGTTGGAGAGACTTAAGGATTATTTGGACGACGTTATCCAATAA